In Solanum pennellii chromosome 3, SPENNV200, a single window of DNA contains:
- the LOC107012493 gene encoding uncharacterized protein LOC107012493 — MAKRLARGGRRDEVPSRSILTRAVDSVFDFVRLAEFEILFVFFFVVAYVIFKDLTSRPEYNEILVKKPDWWPY; from the exons ATGGCGAAGAGGTTAGCTAGAGGTGGAAGAAGGGACGAGGTACCGTCGCGGTCGATTTTGACTCGAGCTGTGGACTCTGTATTTGATTTCGTCCGATTGGCAGAGTTTGAGATCCTCTTCGTCTTCTTTTTCGTTGTAGCATATGTCATTTTCAAGGATCTG ACTTCAAGGCCGGAGTATAATGAGATCTTGGTGAAGAAGCCAGATTGGTGGCCTTATTAG